In Pleuronectes platessa chromosome 4, fPlePla1.1, whole genome shotgun sequence, the following proteins share a genomic window:
- the si:dkey-3h3.3 gene encoding probable E3 ubiquitin-protein ligase DTX3 isoform X2 has product MKIYGTLTGTQPDGGKMKTYRNSSSLPGYEKYGTITIHYDVQSGIQEEEHPNPGQPFEGVFRTAYLPDSSEGRRILGLLRRAFDQRLIFTVGRSTTTGRNNIVTWNDIHHKTSTHGGPTCYGYPDPDYLSRVGDELKLKGID; this is encoded by the exons ATGAAG ATATATGGTACTTTGACAGGGACACAACCTGATGGAGGCAAAATGAAAACCTACAGAAACAGCTCGTCTTTACCTGGATATGAGAAATATGGAACAATTACTATCCACTATGACGTTCAAAGTGGCATCCAAGAG gaggagcATCCTAATCCTGGTCAGCCATTTGAAGGTGTATTCCGCACGGCCTATCTCCCAGACTCCTCAGAGGGCAGGAGGATCCTGGGACTGTTGAGACGTGCCTTTGACCAGAGACTCATCTTCACTGTGGGTCGCTCCACCACCACTGGCAGGAACAACATAGTCACATGGAATGATATTCACCACAAAACTTCAACACACGGAGGACCAACTTG CTATGGATACCCAGATCCTGACTACCTCAGCCGAGTTGGAGATGAACTGAAACTCAAGGGAATTGACTGA
- the si:dkey-3h3.3 gene encoding E3 ubiquitin-protein ligase DTX3L isoform X1 has protein sequence MKFITDITIIIDEADYTEPGRLRKILKSYSAEKDGSCYRVGGTFEELEDLSVRLSAVKHSISSATHGQLDASTHIKSIDVSVVVMTYIQQKCAKELNKIQGNSFVFETQPEHRTVNNNPSGTVQVIIRQQGVSAHPVHADYVRQRFITFYQRTASDLQVTSVPVIPQQLKDLQMRFPKILFKPSHGYPETATGPFLHIAQLKKFLLQNTQRSSESPVNKGSTETPSSRTWGPQPIQDKDPEDELCPICMEPIAIKEKQTLQCKHSFCKDCFQKAYKYKPVCPTCGKIYGTLTGTQPDGGKMKTYRNSSSLPGYEKYGTITIHYDVQSGIQEEEHPNPGQPFEGVFRTAYLPDSSEGRRILGLLRRAFDQRLIFTVGRSTTTGRNNIVTWNDIHHKTSTHGGPTCYGYPDPDYLSRVGDELKLKGID, from the exons ATGAAG TTTATCACAGACATCACTATCATCATTGATGAAGCTGATTACACAGAGCCTGGAAGATTAAGGAAGATTCTTAAATCTTACAGTGCTGAGAAAGATGGTTCCTGCTACAGAGTGGGAGGAACCTTTGAGGAACTGGAAGACCTTTCAGTCAGACTATCAGCAGTAAAACATTCCATCAGTTCTGCCACACATGGTCAGCTAGATGCTTCAACTCATATCAAATCGATTGATGTATCTGTGGTTGTTATGACCTACATTCAGCAAAAATGTGCAAAAGAACTCAACAAAATTCAAGGGaacagttttgtctttgaaaccCAGCCAGAACATAGAACAGTGAACAATAATCCCAGTGGCACAGTGCAGGTGATTATAAGACAACAGGGTGTCTCAGCACACCCTGTTCATGCTGATTATGTCAGACAAAGATTCATCACATTCTACCAGAGAACTGCCTCTGACCTGCAGGTCACTTCTGTCCCTGTGATTCCACAACAACTGAAAGACCTGCAGATGAGGTTTCCCAAAATCCTTTTTAAACCCAGCCACGGATATCCAGAAACAGCTACAGGGCCCTTTCTGCACATTGCTCAATTGAAGAAGTTCCTTTTACAAAATACACAACGTTCAAGCGAGAGTCCAGTGAACAAAGGTTCAACAGAAACCCCAAGCAGTAGAACCTGGGGTCCTCAGCCTATACAAGACAAAGATCCTGAAGATGAATTATGTCCAATCTGTATGGAGCCAATAGCGATTAAGGAGAAGCAAACCCTGCAGTGCAAGCATTCCTTCTGCAAAGACTGTTTTCAAAAAGCTTATAAATATAAGCCTGTGTGCCCCACATGTGGAAAGATATATGGTACTTTGACAGGGACACAACCTGATGGAGGCAAAATGAAAACCTACAGAAACAGCTCGTCTTTACCTGGATATGAGAAATATGGAACAATTACTATCCACTATGACGTTCAAAGTGGCATCCAAGAG gaggagcATCCTAATCCTGGTCAGCCATTTGAAGGTGTATTCCGCACGGCCTATCTCCCAGACTCCTCAGAGGGCAGGAGGATCCTGGGACTGTTGAGACGTGCCTTTGACCAGAGACTCATCTTCACTGTGGGTCGCTCCACCACCACTGGCAGGAACAACATAGTCACATGGAATGATATTCACCACAAAACTTCAACACACGGAGGACCAACTTG CTATGGATACCCAGATCCTGACTACCTCAGCCGAGTTGGAGATGAACTGAAACTCAAGGGAATTGACTGA
- the LOC128438060 gene encoding molybdopterin synthase sulfur carrier subunit, with protein sequence MTSQVFVFYFAKSVELTGVKQEEVTAVPTPISSRDLWNLLVQRHPRLSILQGQVVLAVRQQYVDIGDQVVTLGDGDEVAVVPPLSGG encoded by the exons ATGACTTCACAG gTGTTTGTGTTCTACTTCGCTAAAAGTGTGGAGCTAACTGgagtgaagcaggaggaggtCACTGCAGTGCCAACACCAATCAGTAGCCGGGACCTTTGGAACCTGCTGGTACAGCGACATCCGAG ACTGTCTATCCTTCAGGGTCAAGTTGTGTTGGCAGTGCGTCAGCAATACGTTGACATTGGCGACCAGGTGGTAACCCTGGGAGACGGGGACGAGGTGGCTGTTGTGCCACCTCTCAGTGGAGGATAG
- the LOC128438059 gene encoding molybdopterin synthase catalytic subunit, translating to MSDERRDILKLSRDWLPVQDVVDAVSSASCGSISVFIGTTREDEVDGRKVVGLEYEAYELMAQSEFIKLCGDIRERWPTVTHICVHHRLGWVMVGEASVVMAISSPHRHDSQQAINHCISQLKANVPIWKKEVYDTQEASWKENSECPWSEHSKVQRENINVNMSV from the exons atgTCAGATGAGCGGAGAGACATCCTGAAGCTGAGTCGTGATTGGCTGCCTGTTCAGGATGTGGTGGATGCTGTCAGCAGTGCCTCCTGTGGATCTATTTCAGTGTTTATAG GTACAACCCGTGAGGATGAGGTGGATGGCAGGAAGGTGGTTGGTCTGGAGTATGAGGCGTACGAGCTCATGGCCCAATCTGAGTTCATTAAACTGTGTGGTGACATCAGAGAGCGCTGGCCGACTGTTACGCATATCTGTGTCCACCACAGGCTGGG GTGGGTAATGGTGGGCGAGGCCAGTGTTGTCATGGCGATTTCGTCACCTCATCGCCATGACAGCCAGCAGGCAATCAACCACTGCATCAGCCAGCTGAAGGCCAACGTCCCAATCTGGAAGAAG GAGGTGTATGACACTCAGGAGGCAAGCTGGAAGGAGAACTCTGAGTGTCCCTGGTCAGAACACAGTAAAGTTCAGAGAGAAAACATCAACGTTAACATGTCGGTGTGA